A window of bacterium contains these coding sequences:
- a CDS encoding PilZ domain-containing protein encodes MGTALAPGLNRIQASADTRRMSYATRNEELALPRHLVLVYARTHAFVPLTRTILSRLGYALLDPEDWRESPYWAEREPELLVVDESRLAEVEATRAQTRIPILMLTGRRGASAGGTRLLGAVHKPAGLHELYRLLEEALEDTPRAAPRVGVDLPAQLKRDGREWPGELLSLSESGCLLRSSEPLPLGSGFELSFELPEGGRIDTRAASTYQLLPDTGLVFEATPAEGRQAIAQFVEHSLLLA; translated from the coding sequence TTGGGTACGGCGCTGGCCCCCGGGCTCAACCGCATCCAGGCAAGTGCCGATACGCGGCGCATGTCCTACGCGACCCGGAACGAGGAGCTGGCCCTGCCGCGCCATCTGGTGCTGGTCTATGCGCGCACGCATGCATTCGTGCCTCTGACCCGCACGATCCTCTCGAGGCTGGGCTATGCGCTTCTGGATCCGGAGGATTGGCGTGAATCGCCGTACTGGGCCGAGCGGGAGCCGGAGCTTCTCGTGGTCGACGAATCCCGCCTCGCCGAGGTGGAGGCGACCCGGGCCCAGACACGGATTCCCATCCTGATGCTCACCGGCCGTCGTGGCGCATCGGCAGGTGGTACCCGGTTGCTGGGCGCCGTTCACAAGCCGGCTGGCCTGCACGAGCTCTACCGGCTGCTGGAGGAGGCGTTGGAGGACACGCCTCGCGCAGCGCCTCGGGTCGGGGTCGATCTCCCGGCCCAGCTGAAACGAGACGGTCGGGAGTGGCCCGGCGAACTGCTCTCCCTTTCCGAGAGCGGTTGCCTGTTGCGTTCCAGTGAGCCGCTACCCCTCGGCAGCGGTTTCGAGCTTTCTTTCGAGTTGCCAGAGGGCGGCCGAATCGATACCCGCGCGGCATCGACCTATCAACTCCTTCCGGACACGGGCCTCGTCTTCGAGGCCACGCCTGCCGAAGGGCGCCAGGCCATCGCCCAATTCGTCGAGCACTCGCTGCTGCTGGCCTGA
- a CDS encoding prohibitin family protein, which translates to MQRKTLTLMIATLLLVLPACVVIEDGEVGVMKSFGAIADEPVPQGVTFVLPVARQLETWNIKLQERKESTTVPSSEGMIVKLETSLLFQVLPNEAPALRKTVGPNYVEKVVVPYFRSALRDVVSGYQVRQIYSTDGRLEIATRMRDQLRESLEPRGIKVVDVLLRDIQLPQRFRESIEAKLTAEQRVQEKQFELEQAKKEAEIEVARAKGAAEAQTIINSTLSNSYLHYLWIQTLNENPNVVYVATEANMPIFKPVSSAGN; encoded by the coding sequence ATGCAACGCAAGACCCTGACGCTCATGATCGCCACCCTCTTGCTCGTGCTTCCCGCCTGCGTCGTCATCGAAGACGGTGAAGTCGGCGTGATGAAGAGCTTTGGCGCCATCGCCGACGAGCCGGTGCCCCAGGGCGTCACATTCGTCCTGCCCGTAGCGCGACAACTCGAGACATGGAACATCAAGCTGCAGGAGCGCAAGGAATCGACCACGGTTCCGTCCTCCGAAGGCATGATCGTCAAGCTCGAAACTTCCCTGCTCTTCCAGGTGCTCCCCAACGAGGCTCCGGCGCTGCGCAAGACCGTCGGTCCCAACTACGTCGAGAAGGTCGTGGTGCCCTACTTCCGGAGCGCGTTGCGTGATGTGGTCTCCGGCTATCAGGTGCGCCAGATCTACTCGACCGACGGACGCCTGGAGATCGCGACCCGCATGCGTGACCAGTTGAGGGAAAGTCTCGAGCCGCGCGGTATCAAGGTCGTGGACGTGCTCCTACGAGACATCCAGTTGCCCCAGCGTTTCCGTGAGAGCATCGAGGCCAAGCTGACGGCCGAGCAGCGGGTGCAGGAGAAGCAGTTCGAGCTCGAACAGGCCAAGAAGGAGGCGGAGATCGAGGTGGCTCGGGCGAAGGGCGCCGCCGAGGCCCAGACCATCATCAACTCCACCCTCAGCAACTCGTACCTGCACTACCTCTGGATTCAGACCCTGAACGAGAATCCGAATGTCGTGTACGTCGCGACGGAAGCGAACATGCCGATCTTCAAGCCGGTATCGAGCGCAGGGAACTAG
- a CDS encoding isovaleryl-CoA dehydrogenase has product MSDSEQEAAWRRLDLFHPTPEHQLLAETLREFVSREVEPQAAEFDRSEAFNLPLFRKAGELGLLGVTLPEELGGAGMDATAAVQVMEALSTSDPGFALAVLAHAILFAQNVNVNGSELQRKQVLPQAASGEWVCGMCMTEPQVGTDVLSLRTKATRADGDYVIEGVKTFITNGGIDDQTLGDCFVVYAATDPGKISSFLVEKGDPGFRLGQKWADKLGMRASFTAELVFDQVRIPASRRLGEEGEGTRQMMRNLEVERLTLAAQSLGIAQRSLRVMVEYANERKAFGVPIREHGQIQRYLAEHFAAWRSARSFVYDTARQIDLASTGQRVLADAAKLVASQMAKAAADAAIQVLGGYGYMGEYTVERLWRDAKLLEIGGGTLEAHHKNLTKDLCRNPALLD; this is encoded by the coding sequence ATGAGCGATTCGGAGCAGGAGGCGGCTTGGCGTCGCCTCGATCTATTTCACCCGACTCCGGAGCACCAGCTCCTGGCCGAGACGCTTCGCGAATTCGTGAGCCGCGAGGTCGAGCCCCAGGCTGCCGAGTTCGATCGAAGCGAGGCGTTCAATCTCCCCTTGTTCAGGAAGGCCGGCGAGCTCGGTCTGCTCGGCGTGACGTTGCCGGAAGAGCTCGGTGGGGCGGGAATGGACGCGACCGCGGCTGTGCAGGTGATGGAGGCGCTTTCGACCTCGGATCCGGGCTTTGCCCTGGCCGTGCTGGCTCATGCGATCCTGTTTGCCCAGAACGTGAACGTGAATGGGAGCGAACTACAGCGCAAGCAGGTCTTGCCGCAGGCGGCCAGCGGCGAGTGGGTTTGCGGCATGTGCATGACCGAGCCGCAGGTCGGAACCGACGTGCTTTCCCTTCGCACCAAGGCGACGCGGGCGGATGGAGACTATGTGATCGAAGGCGTGAAGACCTTCATCACGAATGGTGGCATCGACGATCAGACCCTGGGTGATTGTTTCGTGGTCTACGCCGCGACGGATCCGGGAAAGATCTCGAGTTTCCTCGTCGAAAAGGGCGACCCAGGCTTCCGACTTGGCCAGAAGTGGGCGGACAAGCTCGGCATGCGCGCCTCTTTCACCGCCGAACTCGTCTTCGACCAGGTGCGCATCCCTGCCTCGCGGCGCCTGGGCGAGGAGGGGGAGGGCACCCGCCAGATGATGCGCAACCTCGAGGTGGAGCGTCTCACCCTGGCAGCCCAGTCCCTGGGAATCGCTCAGCGCTCCCTGCGCGTGATGGTGGAGTACGCAAACGAACGGAAGGCCTTCGGCGTCCCGATTCGCGAGCACGGACAGATCCAGCGCTATCTCGCCGAACACTTCGCCGCCTGGCGCTCGGCGCGATCCTTCGTCTACGACACCGCCCGTCAGATCGACCTCGCTTCGACCGGTCAACGGGTCCTGGCGGACGCAGCCAAACTGGTGGCCAGTCAGATGGCCAAAGCCGCTGCCGACGCCGCGATCCAGGTGCTCGGCGGCTACGGCTACATGGGCGAATACACCGTCGAGCGTCTCTGGCGGGATGCCAAGCTCCTGGAGATCGGAGGCGGCACCCTCGAGGCCCACCACAAGAACCTGACGAAGGATCTCTGCCGCAACCCGGCACTGCTCGACTGA
- a CDS encoding acyl--CoA ligase: MPSYDEAIAQLTGPGGPFAVTDAEVRGEKLKVFERTPPSLRALFDTARGHGDNLFLVYEDERWSFARVMEHVDALGALLVDHYGIEPGDRVAVAMRNYPEWIVAFAAITSVGAVSVSMNAWWTPDEMAYGLEDCGAKLLIADPERAENARPCHDRLGFRSLVVRAEGELPPGCDRWEEKLSLGQPLPEVTIAPDDDATILYTSGTTGHPKGAVSTHRGVLSALLAFACRATANAMVSPPKADDAPKDPNAFILVVPLFHVTGCVAVMLSCFASGTKLVMMYKWNAERALELIERERITSFVGVPTMSWDLLESPDFARRDTSSLQNVGGGGAPAPPELVRRIDKGFSKGRPTIGYGMTETNAYGPQNAGDDYLRKPTSSGRVVPTVEVRVTDDEGNELAPGEVGEIWFRGPHLIRGYWNRPEATAETIVDGWLRSGDLGTLDEEGFIYVQDRAKDMVLRAGENVYCAEVEAAIYEHPAVYEAAVYGIPHLRLGEEVAASIYVKPGQTLDPDELKRHVAEHIASFKVPSQLELVDAPLPRNASGKILKRDLRDAFAERLGRS; the protein is encoded by the coding sequence ATGCCCAGCTACGACGAAGCCATTGCCCAACTCACGGGCCCCGGAGGCCCCTTCGCCGTCACCGATGCCGAGGTCAGGGGAGAGAAGCTGAAGGTCTTCGAGCGCACTCCGCCTTCGCTTCGCGCGCTCTTCGACACCGCTCGTGGCCACGGAGACAATCTCTTCCTCGTCTACGAAGACGAGCGCTGGAGCTTCGCGCGAGTGATGGAGCACGTGGACGCCCTCGGCGCCCTGCTCGTCGATCACTACGGGATCGAACCGGGCGACCGGGTCGCCGTCGCCATGCGGAACTACCCCGAGTGGATCGTGGCTTTCGCTGCCATCACTTCGGTTGGCGCGGTATCCGTATCGATGAACGCATGGTGGACGCCCGACGAGATGGCGTACGGCCTCGAAGACTGCGGCGCGAAGCTGTTGATCGCCGATCCGGAACGAGCCGAAAACGCGCGCCCCTGCCACGACCGTCTTGGCTTCCGGAGCCTCGTGGTCCGCGCTGAAGGCGAGCTTCCCCCGGGCTGCGATCGCTGGGAAGAGAAGCTCTCCCTGGGCCAGCCGCTTCCCGAGGTCACCATCGCCCCCGACGATGACGCCACCATTCTCTACACGTCGGGCACGACCGGCCACCCGAAGGGCGCGGTCTCGACCCACCGCGGTGTACTCTCCGCGCTTCTCGCCTTTGCCTGTCGCGCCACCGCCAACGCCATGGTCTCCCCGCCCAAGGCGGACGACGCGCCGAAGGATCCGAACGCCTTCATCCTCGTCGTTCCCCTCTTCCACGTCACCGGCTGCGTCGCCGTCATGCTCTCCTGCTTCGCCTCCGGCACGAAGCTCGTGATGATGTACAAGTGGAACGCGGAGCGCGCCCTGGAGCTGATCGAACGCGAGCGGATCACCAGCTTCGTCGGTGTTCCGACGATGTCCTGGGATCTGCTCGAATCCCCCGACTTCGCTCGCCGGGACACCTCGAGCCTCCAGAATGTGGGTGGCGGAGGCGCTCCCGCTCCGCCGGAGCTCGTGCGCCGCATCGACAAGGGCTTCTCGAAGGGACGCCCCACCATCGGCTACGGCATGACCGAAACGAATGCCTACGGGCCGCAAAATGCCGGCGACGACTACCTGCGCAAGCCCACCAGTTCCGGCCGAGTCGTCCCGACCGTCGAAGTACGCGTGACCGACGACGAGGGCAATGAACTTGCCCCCGGCGAGGTCGGCGAAATCTGGTTCCGGGGCCCCCACTTGATCCGCGGCTACTGGAACCGCCCGGAAGCCACGGCCGAAACCATCGTCGACGGATGGCTGCGAAGCGGCGATCTGGGAACCCTGGACGAGGAGGGTTTCATCTACGTCCAGGACCGGGCCAAGGACATGGTGCTGCGTGCCGGCGAGAACGTGTATTGCGCCGAAGTCGAAGCCGCGATCTACGAGCACCCGGCCGTCTACGAAGCGGCCGTCTACGGAATCCCCCACCTGCGGCTCGGCGAGGAAGTCGCCGCCAGCATCTACGTCAAACCCGGCCAGACCCTCGACCCGGACGAGCTGAAGCGCCACGTCGCCGAACACATCGCGAGCTTCAAGGTCCCCTCCCAACTGGAACTGGTCGACGCACCTCTACCGCGGAACGCCTCCGGAAAGATCCTCAAGCGGGATCTTCGTGATGCGTTTGCGGAGAGGCTTGGGCGTTCTTGA
- a CDS encoding solute-binding protein, which translates to MIRAPLLGLLVLVLALAPSQAISLERPYVVLAAGTTTRDSGLLAQILPLFEARSGLTVRVIGVGTGRAIELARRGDVDALLVHDPAAEEALLREGIASLRRKVMENDFLLVGPAEDPAGARLADDAPAALARVAQVRELFLSRGDGSGTHKRELALWKAAGTAPAGSWYRETGSGMGATLNTASQLGAYTLVDRATWLFFRNRGALTILSDGDVRMRNLYSVLLVSRAAHAHVRSRAQEFADWLVSKEAQTAIRAYTIDGQILFHPAAEPQSEESP; encoded by the coding sequence CGCAAGCTATCTCGCTCGAGCGCCCCTACGTCGTGTTGGCCGCCGGAACCACCACGCGAGATTCCGGCCTGCTCGCCCAGATCCTGCCTCTCTTCGAAGCCCGGAGTGGTCTGACGGTTCGCGTGATCGGCGTCGGCACCGGCCGGGCAATCGAATTGGCCAGACGCGGCGACGTCGATGCGCTGCTGGTTCACGACCCGGCGGCGGAAGAAGCCCTCCTCCGCGAAGGAATCGCCTCGTTGCGGCGAAAGGTCATGGAGAACGACTTCTTGTTGGTCGGTCCGGCAGAGGATCCGGCGGGAGCGCGTCTTGCCGATGACGCTCCGGCCGCTCTCGCCAGGGTGGCGCAGGTCCGGGAGCTCTTCCTCTCCCGAGGCGACGGCAGCGGCACCCACAAGCGAGAACTCGCTCTGTGGAAAGCGGCCGGCACCGCCCCGGCGGGAAGCTGGTACCGAGAGACGGGCTCGGGGATGGGCGCCACCCTGAACACCGCCTCCCAGCTCGGCGCCTATACCCTGGTCGACCGCGCAACCTGGCTCTTCTTCCGCAACCGCGGTGCGCTGACGATCCTGAGTGACGGTGACGTCCGTATGCGAAACCTCTATTCGGTGCTACTCGTCAGCCGCGCCGCCCACGCCCATGTGCGATCGCGAGCTCAGGAATTCGCCGACTGGCTCGTCTCGAAGGAAGCCCAGACGGCCATTCGCGCCTACACCATCGACGGACAGATCCTGTTCCATCCCGCGGCGGAGCCGCAGTCCGAGGAGAGCCCCTGA